A genomic stretch from Falco cherrug isolate bFalChe1 chromosome 1, bFalChe1.pri, whole genome shotgun sequence includes:
- the TMIGD1 gene encoding transmembrane and immunoglobulin domain-containing protein 1: MAQRSSSAVPCEAPVLAVCFLACVATGLELSVNNHAADFSLTTMPGPAVSLSCLVQNSSQPEELLWYRGAGKVDLKDGNKVNISNICISPVTESDNGVIFTCKLARDQSVQVSVTMDVQFPPQLTGEESLQTEEEKDVTLTCQTKSNPQAQTMWYKNNIILTLQQNRHQLYQTSEVSQLSIYKVQNSDNGTYTCVVNSTLGEGRKDFHLIVEAKTPVFPKEAVIAAVVVVTLTVLFGIVARKDKIFKCFKRSSETAL, encoded by the exons ATGGCGCAGAGGAGCAGCTCCGCAGTGCCCTGTGAAGCGCCTGTCCTTGCCGTTTGCTTTTTGGCATGCGTAGCCACAG GTCTGGAACTGTCCGTAAACAACCACGCTGCTGACTTTTCCCTGACGACAATGCCCGGCCCTGCTGTCTCCCTCTCCTGCCTAGTACAGAACAGCAGCCAGCCCGAGGAGCTGCTCTGGTACCGAGGAGCGGGGAAAGTGGATTTGAAAGATGGGAATAAAGTGAACATCAGTAACATCTGCATATCCCCAGTCACTGAGTCCGACAATGGGGTCATCTTCACGTGCAAGCTGGCGCGGGACCAGTCTGTCCAGGTGTCTGTGACCATGGATGTCCAGT TTCCTCCTCAGCTGACTGGAGAAGAGTCCCTCCAaacagaagaagagaaagatgtAACTCTGACCTGCCAAACCAAATCCAACCCTCAAGCCCAAACAATGTGGTATAAGAACAACATCATCTTGACCCTACAGCAGAATCGTCACCAGCTGTACCAGACCAGCGAGGTCTCTCAGCTGTCTATCTATAAAGTACAGAACTCTGACAACGGGACCTACACCTGTGTGGTGAACTCAACtttgggagaggggagaaaagatTTCCACCTGATAGTTGAAG CTAAAACCCCTGTTTTTCCCAAAGAAGCTGTTATTGCTGCTGTCGTGGTGGTTACACTCACGGTACTTTTTGGAATTGTGGCTCgaaaagataaaattttcaaG tgcttcaaaAGATCAAGTGAAACAGCTCTGTAA
- the CPD gene encoding LOW QUALITY PROTEIN: carboxypeptidase D (The sequence of the model RefSeq protein was modified relative to this genomic sequence to represent the inferred CDS: deleted 1 base in 1 codon) gives MASVARGLGRALRLPLLLLLLCALLRGPARAAHIKKAEAAAPGEALRYLHSAELGEALRALAAAAPPGLARLFSIGESVEGRPLWVLRLTAGLGPERPGEEPGGAALPGRPQVKLVGNMHGDEPLARPLLLRLAQELVRGWAAGDVRIGRLLNGTDLYLLPSLNPDGFERAREGDCGGGGAGGGRENSRGRDLNRSFPDQFGAAEPDLEPVPEVRALIAWMRRNRFLLSGNLHGGSVVASYPYDDSPTHKPTGVYSKSADDEVFKYLAKAYASHHPIMRTGKPNCPGEEGETFQDGITNGAQWYDVEGGMQDYNYVWANCFEITLELSCCKYPPTSELQQEWENNRDSLLAFIEKVHIGVKGFVRDAVTRAGLENATIVVAGIAHNITAGKFGDYHRLLVPGTYNVTAVVMGYMPVTRENIEVKEGAATEIDFSLQPTVMPPALNITQFTATPAPGPTVTPTPAQAEAPSPTSLHQPIQPVDFRHHHFSDMEIFLRRHANEYPNITRLYSVGKSVELRELYVMEISDNPGTHEPGEPEFKYIGNMHGNEVVGRELLLNLIEYLCKNFGIDPEVTDLVQSTRIHIMPSMNPDGYEKSQEGDRGGTIGRNNSNNYDLNRNFPDQFFHVADPPQPETLAVMTWLKTYPFVLSANLHGGSLVVNYPFDDDEQGIAIYSKSPDDAVFQQLALSYSKENTKMYQGSPCKDMYPTEYFPHGITNGAQWYNVPGGMQDWNYLHTNCFEVTIELGCVKYPKAEELPKYWEQNRRSLLQFMKQVHRGVWGFVLDAMDGRGILNATISVANIDHPVTTYKDGDYWRLLVPGTYKITASARGYDPVTKTVEVGSKGGVQVNFTLSRTDIKVEEGKVPVLNTPDTSDPNEKEFETLIKDLSAENGLERLLLTSSRDVSPYRYRPYKDLSEFLRGLYLNFPHIINLTSLGQSVEFRQIWSLEISNKPNQSEPEEPKIRFVAGIHGNAPVGTELLLALAEFLCMSYKKNAAVTKLIDRTRIVIVPSLNPDGREIAQERGCTSKIGQTNAHGRDLDTDFTSNYSRYSGTREPETRAIVENLILKRDFSLSVALDGGSLLVTYPYDKPGQTVENKETLKHLASLYANNHPLMHLGQPGCPNKSDENIPGGVIRGSEWHSHLGSMKDFSVMFGHCPEITVYTGCCYFPSAGQLPGLWTDHRKSLLSMLVEVHKGVHGFVQDKSGKPISKATIVLNEGLRLYTKEGGYFHVLLAPGLHNINAMADGYQQKHVKVFVRHDAPSSVFIVFDTENRIFGLPRELVVTVAGASMSALVLTACIIWCVCSIKSNRHKDGFHRLRQHHDDYEDEIRMMSTGSKKSLLSHEFQDETDTEEETLYSSKH, from the exons aTGGCGAGCGTGGCGCGGGGGCTCGGCCGGGCGCTGCGGCTGccgctgctgttgctgttgctgtgcGCGCTGctgcggggcccggcccgcgccGCACACATCAAGaaggcggaggcggcggcgcctGGTGAGGCGTTGCGGTACCTGCACTCGGCCGAGCTGGGCGAGGCGCTGCGGGCGCtggcggccgcggcccccccgGGCCTGGCGCGGCTCTTCAGCATCGGCGAGTCGGTGGAGGGGCGGCCGCTGTGGGTGCTGCGCCTGACGGCGGGGCTGGGCCCGGAGCGGCCCGGCGAGGagcccggcggcgcggccctgcccggccggcCGCAGGTGAAGCTGGTGGGCAACATGCACGGGGACGAGCCGCTGGCGCGGCCGCTGCTGCTGCGCCTGGCCCAGGAGCTGGTGCGGGGCTGGGCCGCCGGCGACGTCCGCATCGGCCGCCTGCTCAATGGCACCGACCTCTACCTGCTGCCCAGCCTCAACCCCGATGGCTTCGAGCGCGCCCGCGAGGGCGactgcggcggcggcggcgcggggggcggccgggagAACAGCCGCGGCCGCGACCTCAACCGCAGCTTCCCCGACCAGTTCGGGGCCGCCGAGCCCGACCTGGAGCCGGTGCCCGAGGTGCGAGCGCTCATCGCCTGGATGCGCCGCAACAG GTTTCTGCTCTCTGGCAATCTCCATGGTGGCTCAGTGGTTGCAAGCTATCCCTATGATGACTCTCCCACACATAAGCCCACAGGAGTCTACAGTAAATCAGCTGATGACGAAGTGTTCAAATATTTGGCAAAAGCTTATGCATCGCATCACCCCATAATGAGAACTGGCAAACCCAATTGCCCTGGCGAGGAGGGAGAAACCTTCCAAGATGGCATCACAAATGGTGCCCAGTGGTACGATGTAGAAG GTGGGATGCAGGATTACAACTATGTGTGGGCCAACTGCTTTGAGATCACATTGGAGCTGTCCTGCTGCAAATATCCGCCGACCTCCGAGCTTCAGCAGGAGTGGGAAAACAACCGGGACTCTCTCCTTGCTTTCATTGAGAAG GTCCACATCGGTGTGAAAGGCTTTGTCAGGGATGCAGTCACCAGAGCTGGCCTGGAGAACGCGACCATTGTTGTTGCCGGTATTGCCCATAACATCACGGCGGGCAAATTTGGCGATTACCACCGACTGCTTGTGCCTGGGACCTACAATGTGACCGCGGTTGTAATGGG ttacatGCCAGTGACCAGAGAGAACATTGAAGTGAAGGAGGGAGCTGCGACAGAGATTGATTTCTCCTTGCAGCCAACTGTAATGCCACCAGCTCTTAACATCACACAGTTCACAGCGACGCCTGCTCCCGGCCCTACcgtcacc cccacccctgcgCAGGCAGAGGCCCCAAGCCCAACCTCTCTCCATCAACCCATCCAACCTGTGGACTTTCGCCACCATCACTTCTCAGACATGGAGATCTTCCTGCGGCGGCACGCCAATGAGTACCCCAACATAACCCGACTCTACTCTGTGGGCAAGTCAGTGGAGCTGCGGGAGCTCTACGTAATGGAGATCTCGGACAACCCTGGCACCCATGAACCAG GGGAGCCAGAGTTCAAGTACATCGGTAACATGCATGGGAATGAAGTTGTGGGGCGAGAGCTTTTGCTGAACCTCATTGAGTACCTCTGCAAGAACTTTGGCATAGATCCTGAAGTGACTGATTTGGTCCAGAGCACACGGATTCACATCATGCCATCTATGAACCCTGATGGCTACGAGAAGTCCCAGGAAG GAGACAGAGGAGGTACCATTGGcagaaacaacagcaacaactaCGACCTGAACCGGAACTTTCCAGATCAGTTCTTCCATGTGGCAGACCCACCGCAGCCAGAAACTCTTGCTGTCATGACCTGGTTGAAGACTTACCCGTTTGTGCTCTCAGCAAACCTGCACGGAG GTTCTCTAGTGGTTAATTACCCCTTTGATGATGATGAGCAAGGGATAGCCATATACAGTAAATCTCCAGACGATGCTGTGTTTCAGCAGCTGGCGCTTTCCTACTCCAAG gaaaacacaaagatgTATCAGGGAAGCCCTTGTAAGGATATGTACCCCACGGAGTACTTCCCGCATGGCATCACTAATGGGGCTCAGTGGTACAACGTTCCAG GTGGGATGCAAGACTGGAATTACTTACATACAAACTGCTTTGAAGTGACCATTGAGTTGGGCTGTGTGAAATACCcaaaagcagaggagctgccaAAATACTGGGAGCAGAATCGCCGATCTCTCCTCCAGTTCATGAAACAG GTTCACCGCGGTGTCTGGGGGTTTGTGCTGGATGCTATGGATGGAAGGGGCATTCTCAACGCCACCATCAGTGTGGCCAACATCGACCACCCGGTGACCACCTACAAAGATGGAGACTACTGGCGCCTCCTGGTCCCGGGGACGTACAAAATCACAGCATCTGCCCGAGG GTATGATCCAGTCACTAAGACAGTGGAAGTTGGCAGCAAAGGTGGGGTGCAGGTCAACTTCACTCTTTCCCGGACAGACATCAAAGTGGAGGAGGGGAAAGTTCCGGTTTTGAACACCCCAGACACCAGTGACCCCAACGAGAAGGAGTTTGAGACCCTGATCAAAGATCTGTCTGCTGAGAATGGCCTGGAGCGCCTCCTGCTTACTTCATCAAGGGATGTCTCTCCTTACCGATACCGTCCTTACAAGGACCTCTCTGAGTTCCTCCGAGGCCTCTATCTGAACTTCCCACACATCATAAATCTCACCAG TTTGGGTCAGAGTGTCGAGTTCCGTCAGATCTGGTCCCTTGAAATCTCCAACAAGCCCAACCAGTCTGAGCCTGAGGAGCCAAAGATCCGCTTTGTTGCTGGTATTCATGGAAACGCTCCCGTTGgtacagagctgctgctggcactggcagaATTTCTTTGCATGAGCTACAAGAAGAATGCTGCTGTGACAAAG CTGATTGACCGAACACGGATTGTGATTGTGCCTTCCCTGAATCCAGATGGACGTGAGATAGCGCAGGAGAGAGGCTGCACATCGAAGATAGGCCAGACTAATGCTCACGGCAGAGACCTGGACACAGATTTCACAA GCAATTACTCTCGGTACTCAGGGACACGAGAGCCTGAGACCAGAGCCATTGTAGAGAACTTGATACTGAAGCGGGATTTCAGTCTCTCTGTTGCGCTGGATGGAGGATCTCTGCTGGTCACTTACCCGTATGATAAGCCAGGGCAGACAG TGGAGAACAAAGAAACACTGAAGCATTTGGCATCTTTGTATGCAAACAACCATCCACTGATGCATTTGGGCCAGCCAGGCTGTCCAAATAAGTCAG ATGAGAATATTCCTGGCGGTGTGATCCGTGGCTCTGAATGGCACAGTCACTTGGGAAGTATGAAG GATTTCAGCGTTATGTTTGGTCATTGTCCTGAGATCACTGTTTATACAGGCTGCTGTTACTTCCCGAGCGCGGGACAGCTTCCTGGCCTGTGGACAGACCACAGGAAATCTCTCCTTAGCATGCTCGTGGAG gTTCATAAGGGAGTCCATGGGTTTGTCCAAGACAAGAGTGGCAAGCCAATTTCTAAAGCTACCATCGTTCTTAATGAAGGTTTGAGGCTCTATACTAAAGAAGGCGGCTATTTCCATGTGCTTTTGGCTCCAGGTTTGCATAACATCAACGCGATGGCCGACGGGTACCAGCAGAAACATGTCAAG GTCTTTGTACGTCATGATGCACCCAGCTCTGTGTTTATTGTATTTGACACCGAAAACAGGATATTTGGTCTGCCAAGGGAGCTGGTTGTAACTGTTGCAG GTGCAAGTATGTCTGCTCTGGTCCTCACCGCCTGTATCATTTGGTGTGTCTGCTCAATTAAGTCCAACAGACACAAGGATGGCTTCCACCGCCTCCGGCAACACCAC